A single region of the Leptothrix cholodnii SP-6 genome encodes:
- a CDS encoding FmdB family zinc ribbon protein, whose amino-acid sequence MPIYAYRCSACGHAKDVLQKISDPVLSTCPACGAESFSKQLSAPGFQLKGSGWYATDFRNGGAATTGAAAAATASDSSAAAPAGDAASPASGSATSPPAACGGSCACH is encoded by the coding sequence ATGCCGATTTACGCTTACCGCTGCAGCGCGTGTGGACATGCCAAAGACGTGCTGCAGAAGATCTCCGACCCGGTGCTGAGCACCTGCCCGGCCTGCGGCGCAGAGTCTTTTTCGAAACAGCTGAGCGCGCCGGGCTTCCAGCTCAAGGGCTCGGGCTGGTACGCCACCGACTTCCGCAACGGCGGTGCCGCCACCACGGGTGCGGCGGCGGCGGCCACCGCGTCCGACAGCAGCGCAGCCGCGCCGGCCGGCGACGCCGCCAGCCCGGCCTCCGGCTCCGCCACCTCGCCGCCAGCGGCTTGCGGCGGCTCGTGCGCCTGCCACTGA
- a CDS encoding endonuclease/exonuclease/phosphatase family protein, with protein MNIRSASRRAAGALHAPPPARADKDGSRLRVATYNIHKGVRGMGPQKRLEIHNLGMGVQALDADLVCLQEVRLFHHGDANRFDHTHFGWPKQGQAEFLAPEGYESAYRTNAVTRGGEHGNALLSRWPLGDVGHHDVSDHRFEQRGLLHTMVQWHGVTVHTIVAHFGLIHASRVRQAERLGDYIDAKIPRGALVVVAGDFNDWGERLDPIIGAAGLQRAAPPDARRGPLTFPSRMPLFALDRVYTRGLRCADTFVPRGAAWARMSDHLPLVVELERV; from the coding sequence ATGAACATCCGATCGGCCTCGCGGCGAGCCGCGGGCGCGCTGCACGCACCGCCGCCCGCCCGCGCCGACAAGGACGGCTCGCGCCTGCGCGTGGCCACCTACAACATCCACAAGGGCGTGCGCGGCATGGGGCCGCAGAAGCGGCTCGAGATCCACAACCTCGGCATGGGCGTGCAGGCGCTCGACGCCGACCTGGTCTGCCTGCAGGAAGTGCGGCTGTTCCATCACGGCGACGCCAACCGCTTCGACCACACCCATTTCGGCTGGCCGAAGCAGGGCCAGGCCGAGTTCCTGGCGCCCGAAGGCTACGAGAGTGCCTACCGCACCAACGCCGTCACGCGCGGCGGCGAACACGGCAACGCGCTGCTGTCGCGCTGGCCGCTGGGTGATGTCGGCCACCACGACGTCTCCGACCACCGCTTCGAGCAGCGCGGCCTGCTGCACACGATGGTGCAGTGGCACGGCGTGACGGTGCACACCATCGTGGCCCATTTCGGGCTGATCCACGCCAGCCGGGTGCGCCAGGCCGAGCGGCTGGGCGACTACATCGACGCGAAGATCCCGCGTGGCGCGCTGGTGGTGGTGGCGGGCGACTTCAACGACTGGGGCGAGCGGCTGGACCCGATCATCGGCGCCGCCGGCCTGCAGCGCGCGGCGCCACCGGACGCGCGGCGCGGGCCGCTGACCTTCCCGTCGCGCATGCCGCTGTTCGCGCTCGACCGGGTCTACACCCGCGGCCTGCGCTGCGCCGACACCTTCGTGCCACGCGGGGCCGCCTGGGCCCGCATGTCCGACCATCTGCCGCTGGTGGTGGAGCTGGAGCGGGTGTGA
- the aspS gene encoding aspartate--tRNA ligase — protein MRSSYAGQVSEKLMGQTVTLMGWAHRRRDHGGVIFIDLRDREGLVQIVCDPDRAEMFKTAEGVRNEFCLKIVGLVRARPSGTENANLVSGKVEVLCHELEVLNPSVTPPFQIDDENLSETTRLTHRVLDLRRPQMQKNLMLRYRVSMEVRKFLDANGFIDIETPMLTKSTPEGARDYLVPSRVNDGHFFALPQSPQLFKQLLMVAGFDRYYQITKCFRDEDLRADRQPEFTQIDIETSFLSEEEIRGMFEGMIRTVFRNTIGVDLPGYPVMTYADAMHKYGSDKPDLRVKLQFTELTDVMRDVDFKVFSAPAQSKNGRVVALRVPGGADMSRGEIDGYTEFVKIYGAKGLAWIKVNDVAKGREGMQSPIVKNLHDAAIAEIIARTGVCNGDLIFFGADKAKVVNDAIGALRVKVGHSDFGKKNGLFEDKWAPLWVVDFPMFEHDDEGDRWNAVHHPFTAPKDGHEDYMDTDPGKCIAKAYDMVLNGWELGGGSVRIHKAEVQSKVFSALKIGKEDAQVKFGFLLDALQYGAPPHGGLAFGLDRIVTMMTRAESIRDVIAFPKTQRAQCLLTGAPSLVDEKQLRELHIRLRNAGAAGNA, from the coding sequence ATGCGCAGCAGCTATGCCGGCCAGGTCAGCGAAAAGCTGATGGGCCAGACCGTCACCCTGATGGGTTGGGCCCACCGTCGCCGTGACCACGGCGGTGTCATCTTCATCGACCTGCGCGACCGCGAAGGCCTGGTGCAGATCGTCTGCGACCCCGACCGGGCCGAGATGTTCAAGACCGCCGAAGGCGTGCGCAACGAGTTCTGCCTGAAGATCGTCGGCCTGGTGCGCGCGCGCCCGTCCGGTACCGAAAACGCCAACCTGGTGAGCGGCAAGGTCGAGGTGCTGTGCCATGAACTCGAGGTGCTGAACCCGAGCGTGACGCCGCCGTTCCAGATCGACGACGAGAACCTCAGCGAAACCACCCGCCTGACGCACCGCGTGCTCGATCTGCGCCGCCCGCAGATGCAGAAGAACCTGATGCTGCGCTACCGCGTGTCGATGGAGGTGCGCAAGTTCCTCGACGCCAACGGCTTCATCGACATCGAGACGCCGATGCTGACCAAGAGCACGCCCGAAGGTGCGCGTGACTACCTGGTGCCCAGCCGCGTCAACGACGGCCATTTCTTCGCGCTGCCGCAGTCGCCCCAGCTGTTCAAGCAGCTGCTGATGGTGGCGGGTTTCGACCGCTACTACCAGATCACCAAGTGCTTCCGCGACGAAGACCTGCGCGCCGATCGCCAGCCTGAATTCACGCAGATCGATATCGAGACCTCGTTCCTGAGCGAGGAAGAGATCCGCGGCATGTTCGAGGGCATGATCCGCACCGTCTTCCGCAACACCATCGGCGTCGACCTGCCCGGCTACCCGGTCATGACCTACGCCGACGCGATGCACAAGTACGGCTCCGACAAGCCCGACCTGCGCGTCAAGCTGCAGTTCACCGAGCTGACCGACGTCATGCGCGACGTCGACTTCAAGGTCTTCTCCGCGCCCGCGCAGAGCAAGAACGGCCGCGTCGTCGCCCTGCGCGTGCCGGGCGGCGCCGACATGAGCCGCGGCGAGATCGACGGCTACACCGAGTTCGTCAAGATCTACGGCGCCAAGGGCCTGGCCTGGATCAAGGTCAACGACGTCGCCAAGGGCCGCGAGGGCATGCAGTCGCCGATCGTCAAGAACCTGCACGACGCGGCCATCGCCGAGATCATCGCCCGCACCGGCGTGTGCAACGGCGACCTGATCTTCTTCGGCGCCGACAAGGCCAAGGTGGTCAATGACGCCATCGGCGCGCTGCGCGTGAAGGTCGGCCACAGCGACTTCGGCAAGAAGAACGGCCTGTTCGAGGACAAGTGGGCGCCGCTGTGGGTGGTCGACTTCCCGATGTTCGAACACGACGACGAAGGCGACCGCTGGAACGCCGTGCACCACCCGTTCACGGCACCGAAGGACGGCCATGAAGACTACATGGACACAGACCCGGGCAAGTGCATCGCCAAGGCCTACGACATGGTGCTCAACGGCTGGGAACTCGGCGGCGGTTCGGTCCGTATCCACAAGGCCGAGGTGCAGAGCAAGGTGTTCTCGGCGCTGAAGATCGGCAAGGAAGACGCGCAGGTCAAGTTCGGCTTCCTGCTCGACGCGCTGCAGTACGGCGCGCCGCCGCACGGTGGCCTGGCCTTCGGCCTGGACCGGATCGTCACGATGATGACCCGCGCCGAGTCGATCCGCGACGTGATCGCCTTCCCGAAGACCCAGCGCGCCCAGTGCCTGCTGACCGGCGCGCCCAGCCTGGTCGACGAGAAGCAGCTGCGCGAGCTGCACATCCGGCTGCGCAACGCCGGGGCGGCCGGCAACGCCTGA
- a CDS encoding prenyltransferase, translating into MDFTLARRWVAATRPGFLVVTLLGVLLGSAVGMACGGPGDWIGGAAALLLALLTHAAINLHNDWGDAQIGSDAINTGRIGPFSGGSRVVQDGIFSVEQLRDAVQMLGVIVIGGGILLTARVGPGLLPIGLAGLVIGYAYSHPRLALMSRGVGDVAVALSWWLVVLGADYVQRRQFDVMPAIAGVSLALMVAGILWVAEFPDAAADAQAGKRTLVVRLGPLPSAWVYLLLVVVAHAWVAWWWAIEWLPTSAWWALGSAPLSAAAAASLLRHARQPQRLRPTLVLTLAATVLHGMLLIAAYVAVVRLR; encoded by the coding sequence ATGGACTTCACACTTGCAAGACGTTGGGTGGCAGCGACCCGGCCCGGTTTTCTGGTCGTCACGCTGCTGGGCGTGCTGCTCGGCAGCGCGGTGGGGATGGCCTGCGGCGGCCCGGGCGACTGGATCGGCGGCGCGGCCGCGCTGCTGCTGGCGCTGCTGACGCACGCCGCGATCAACCTGCACAACGACTGGGGCGACGCCCAGATCGGCTCGGACGCCATCAACACCGGCCGCATCGGGCCGTTCTCGGGCGGCTCGCGGGTGGTGCAGGACGGCATCTTCAGCGTCGAACAGCTGCGCGACGCGGTCCAGATGCTGGGCGTGATCGTGATCGGCGGCGGCATCCTGCTGACCGCGCGGGTCGGCCCGGGCCTGCTGCCGATCGGCCTGGCCGGGCTGGTGATCGGTTACGCCTACTCCCACCCGCGGCTGGCGCTGATGTCGCGCGGCGTGGGTGACGTGGCGGTGGCGCTGAGCTGGTGGCTGGTGGTGCTGGGCGCCGACTACGTGCAGCGCCGCCAGTTCGACGTCATGCCGGCGATCGCCGGCGTCAGCCTGGCCTTGATGGTGGCCGGCATCCTGTGGGTGGCCGAGTTCCCCGATGCCGCCGCCGACGCGCAGGCCGGCAAGCGCACGCTGGTGGTCCGCCTCGGGCCGCTGCCCTCGGCCTGGGTCTATCTGCTGCTCGTGGTGGTGGCGCATGCCTGGGTGGCGTGGTGGTGGGCGATCGAGTGGCTGCCGACGTCGGCCTGGTGGGCGCTCGGCTCGGCGCCGCTGAGTGCCGCCGCCGCGGCGAGCCTGCTGCGCCACGCCCGCCAGCCGCAGCGCCTGCGGCCGACCCTGGTGCTGACGCTCGCCGCCACCGTGCTGCACGGCATGCTGCTGATCGCCGCCTACGTCGCCGTCGTGCGGCTGCGCTGA
- the ubiB gene encoding ubiquinone biosynthesis regulatory protein kinase UbiB — protein sequence MKNWPRLAFIAWVLLRQGMDQLVLSHMPHASLRLLARLMSIGRTHHEPRGVRLRMALERLGPIFVKFGQVLSTRRDLIPHDIANELAKLQDRVPPFPSDVSRAAVVQSLGRPIEEVFASFDADPVASASIAQVHFGVLHDGREVAVKVLRPNVLNIIEADLALLRVAAAWLERLSPDGRRLRPREVVAEFDNYLHDELDLGREAANAAQLRRNMGGLDLIMLPEMIWDLSSAEVLVMERMHGVPISQIETLRAAGIDIPKLARDGVTIFFTQVFRDGFFHADMHPGNIMVSTAPATFGRYIALDFGIVGTLDSRDKEYLAQNFLAFFRRDYRRVAELHIESGWVPASTRVDELEGAVRAVCEPHFDRPLKDISLGQVLLRLFQTSRRFNVEIQPQLVLLQKTLLNVEGLGRQLDPELDLWQTAKPFLERWMNEQVGWRALLGSIKDEAPRYAKLLPELPRLLHDALQAHARPQRPSDELLLALLHEQRRTNRLLLTVFYLIGGFVAGGLFAHWILPGLLHLL from the coding sequence ATGAAAAACTGGCCTCGACTGGCGTTCATCGCCTGGGTGCTGCTGCGCCAGGGCATGGATCAGCTCGTGCTGAGCCACATGCCGCACGCCAGCCTGCGACTGCTCGCGCGGCTGATGTCGATCGGCCGCACCCACCACGAACCACGCGGTGTGCGACTGCGCATGGCGCTCGAGCGCCTCGGGCCGATCTTCGTCAAGTTCGGCCAGGTGCTCTCGACCCGCCGCGACCTGATCCCGCACGACATCGCCAACGAACTGGCCAAGCTGCAGGACCGCGTGCCGCCGTTCCCGAGCGACGTCTCGCGCGCGGCCGTCGTGCAATCGCTGGGCCGGCCGATCGAGGAGGTGTTCGCCAGCTTCGACGCCGACCCGGTGGCCAGCGCGTCGATCGCGCAGGTTCACTTCGGCGTGCTGCACGACGGCCGCGAAGTCGCCGTCAAGGTGCTGCGCCCGAACGTGCTGAACATCATCGAGGCCGACCTGGCGCTGCTGCGCGTGGCCGCGGCCTGGCTCGAGCGGCTGTCGCCCGACGGCCGCCGGCTGCGTCCGCGCGAGGTGGTGGCCGAGTTCGACAACTACCTGCACGACGAGCTCGACCTCGGCCGCGAGGCCGCCAACGCCGCCCAGCTGCGCCGCAACATGGGCGGGCTCGACCTGATCATGCTGCCCGAGATGATCTGGGACCTCTCGAGCGCCGAGGTGCTGGTGATGGAGCGCATGCACGGCGTGCCGATCAGCCAGATCGAGACCCTGCGTGCCGCCGGCATCGACATCCCCAAGCTGGCCCGCGACGGCGTGACGATCTTCTTCACGCAGGTCTTCCGCGACGGTTTCTTCCATGCCGACATGCACCCCGGCAACATCATGGTGTCGACCGCGCCGGCCACCTTCGGGCGCTACATCGCGCTCGATTTCGGCATCGTCGGCACGCTCGATTCGCGCGACAAGGAATACCTGGCGCAGAACTTCCTGGCCTTCTTCCGGCGCGACTACCGGCGCGTCGCCGAGCTGCACATCGAGTCCGGCTGGGTGCCGGCCAGCACCCGGGTCGACGAACTCGAGGGCGCGGTGCGCGCGGTCTGCGAGCCGCATTTCGACCGCCCGTTGAAGGACATCTCGCTCGGCCAGGTGCTGCTGCGGCTGTTCCAGACCTCGCGGCGCTTCAACGTCGAGATCCAGCCGCAGCTGGTGCTGCTGCAGAAGACGCTGCTCAACGTCGAGGGGCTGGGCCGCCAGCTCGACCCCGAGCTCGACCTCTGGCAGACCGCCAAGCCCTTCCTCGAACGCTGGATGAACGAGCAGGTCGGCTGGCGCGCGCTGCTAGGCTCGATCAAGGACGAGGCGCCGCGCTACGCCAAGCTGCTGCCCGAACTGCCGCGCCTGCTGCACGATGCACTGCAGGCCCACGCCCGGCCGCAGCGCCCGTCCGACGAACTGCTGCTGGCGCTGCTGCATGAACAACGGCGCACCAACCGGCTGCTGCTGACGGTGTTCTATCTGATCGGCGGCTTCGTCGCGGGCGGCCTGTTTGCCCACTGGATCCTGCCCGGGCTGCTGCACCTGTTGTAA
- a CDS encoding DUF502 domain-containing protein, with protein sequence MKKYIIAGLLVWLPLAITIWVLAWVVGLLDGVFQALLALAGAVLPAGAGEALDRLAHVPGLGVLLLVLTMLLTGMFVANFVGQWWLRQWDRILGQIPIVKSIYNSVKQVSDTLFSSSGQAFREAVLVQYPRQGIWTIAFVTGKPGGEVAAHLSDDFVSLYVPTTPNPTSGFFLMAPRADVRVLAMSVDEALKYIISMGVVGPDGNGSPSIQPIPAPVQN encoded by the coding sequence GTGAAGAAATACATCATCGCGGGCCTGCTCGTCTGGCTGCCCCTGGCGATCACGATCTGGGTGCTCGCCTGGGTGGTCGGCCTGCTCGACGGCGTCTTCCAGGCGCTGCTGGCACTGGCCGGTGCGGTGCTGCCGGCCGGCGCCGGCGAGGCGCTCGACCGCCTCGCCCACGTGCCCGGCCTGGGCGTGCTGCTGCTGGTGCTGACAATGCTGCTGACGGGCATGTTCGTCGCCAACTTCGTCGGCCAGTGGTGGCTGCGCCAGTGGGACCGCATCCTCGGCCAGATCCCGATCGTCAAGTCGATCTACAACTCGGTCAAGCAGGTTTCCGACACGCTGTTCTCGAGCAGCGGGCAGGCCTTCCGCGAAGCCGTGCTGGTGCAGTACCCGCGCCAGGGCATCTGGACGATCGCCTTCGTGACCGGCAAGCCCGGCGGCGAAGTGGCCGCTCACCTGAGCGACGACTTCGTCAGCCTCTACGTGCCGACGACGCCCAATCCGACCTCGGGCTTCTTCCTGATGGCCCCGCGCGCCGACGTGCGCGTGCTGGCCATGAGCGTCGACGAGGCGCTGAAGTACATCATCTCGATGGGCGTGGTCGGCCCCGACGGCAACGGCAGCCCGTCGATCCAGCCGATCCCGGCGCCGGTGCAGAACTGA
- the nudB gene encoding dihydroneopterin triphosphate diphosphatase codes for MTDSPRPPKIPESVLVVIHSPALDVLLIERADKPGFWQSVTGSKDHLDEPAAMTARREVAEETGIVIGSAAVPDDALVDWALRNVYEIYPVWRHRYAPGVTHNTEHVFGLTVPRDTPVVLAPREHLQHVWLPWREAADRCFSPSNAEAILQLPRLRKAP; via the coding sequence ATGACCGACAGCCCCCGCCCGCCCAAGATTCCCGAGTCCGTGCTGGTCGTGATCCACAGCCCGGCGCTCGACGTGCTGCTGATCGAGCGGGCCGACAAGCCCGGTTTCTGGCAGAGCGTGACCGGCTCGAAGGACCACCTCGACGAGCCTGCCGCGATGACCGCCCGGCGCGAGGTCGCCGAGGAAACCGGCATCGTGATCGGCAGCGCCGCCGTGCCCGACGACGCGCTGGTCGACTGGGCCCTGCGCAACGTCTACGAGATCTACCCGGTCTGGCGCCACCGTTACGCGCCGGGCGTGACGCACAACACCGAACACGTCTTCGGCCTGACGGTGCCGCGTGACACCCCGGTGGTGCTGGCCCCGCGCGAGCATCTGCAGCATGTCTGGCTGCCGTGGCGCGAGGCGGCCGACCGCTGTTTTTCGCCGAGCAACGCCGAAGCCATCCTGCAACTGCCGCGTCTGAGGAAAGCGCCATGA